In a single window of the Gossypium hirsutum isolate 1008001.06 chromosome A13, Gossypium_hirsutum_v2.1, whole genome shotgun sequence genome:
- the LOC121212699 gene encoding protein GDAP2 homolog isoform X1 — MYRPVATAAATGGVPTDNGDYVVTLDQVPRWNDAEIRSSLEYENEDPSFSKSFLSDPLTSHGEESGTNGLASRFPVDHEINSKIYLWRGQPWNLEVDAVVNSTNENMDEVHSSQGLHAAAGPGLAEECATLGGCRTGMAKVTNAYDLPARRVIHTVGPKYAVKYHSAAENALSHCYRSCLELLIENGLRSIAMGCIYTEAKNYPREPAAHVAIRTVRRLLEKQKDKITAVVFCTSTSSDTEIYKRLLPLYLPRDKHEEAVAISKLPADVGDENGETINHERKIRIKPLPKKVIPKPSQSPAEVPASDVGLVQRSVPVQILEYRNSSYLDTYLDPAFMSLMKDPDQRRQEQWEKTAQAQGGWNCAKMLGFGDIGGPPLSAAEEYSLHSRYLAKANSLNLSEIAEMKILYRGGVDSEGRPVMVVVGAHFLLRCLELERFILYVVKEFEPLIQKPYTIVYFHSAASLQVQPDLGWMRRLQQILGRKHQRNLHAIYVLHPTFHLKTAIFALQMFVDKVVWKKVVYVDRLLQLFKYVPREQLTIPDFVFQHDIEVNGGKGLIVDPRTKYIYHRP, encoded by the exons ATGTATCGACCTGTGGCTACAGCTGCAGCCACGGGTGGAGTCCCAACTGACAATGGGGACTATGTTGTGACTTTGGATCAAGTCCCACGGTGGAATGATGCAGAGATTAGGTCTTCCTTGGAGTATGAGAATGAAGAtccttcattttcaaaatcctttTTATCCGACCCCTTAACCTCTCATGGGGAGGAGAGTGGAACTAATGGGTTGGCGTCGAGGTTTCCTGTCGATCATGAAATAAACTCAAAGATATACTTGTGGAGGGGCCAGCCGTGGAACCTTGAGGTTGATGCTGTTGTTAATTCTACAAATGAG AACATGGATGAAGTACACAGTAGCCAAGGTTTGCATGCAGCAGCTGGGCCTGGTCTTGCAGAAGAATGCGCGACGTTG GGTGGCTGCAGAACAGGGATGGCCAAAGTTACTAATGCATATGATCTTCCTGCTAG GAGAGTTATCCATACTGTTGGTCCCAAGTATGCAGTAAAGTATCATAGTGCTGCGGAGAATGCTCTGAGTCATTGTTATCGATCTTGCCTTGAACTTCTTATTGAAAATGGTCTTCGGAG TATTGCTATGGGCTGTATATACACAGAGGCTAAAAACTACCCCCGTGAACCAGCTGCACATGTGGCTATAA GGACTGTTCGCCGATTGCTTGAAAAGCAGAAAGATAAAATAACTGCTGTTGTCTTTTGTACTAGCACATCGTCTGATACTGAGATCTATAAGAG ATTACTTCCACTTTACCTTCCTCGAGATAAGCATGAGGAGGCGGTGGCCATATCTAAGCTTCCTGCTGATGTTGGGGATGAAAATGGTGAGACTATCAATCATGAGCGTAAAATCAGAATAAAGCCATTGCCCAAAAAGGTCATCCCAAAGCCTTCCCAATCTCCAGCTGAAGTCCCTGCTAGTGATGTAGGTTTGGTACAAAGGTCAGTCCCTGTGCAGATATTGGAATATAG AAACTCAAGTTACTTAGATACATATTTGGATCCTGCTTTCATGTCCCTGATGAAAGATCCAGACCAGAGACGCCAGGAACAATGGGAAAAAACTGCTCAAGCCCAAGGTGGTTGGAATTGTGCTAAGATGCTTGGTTTTGGTGACATAGGTGGGCCTCCATTATCTGCTGCAGAAGAATACTCACTTCACTCCAGATATCTTGCTAAGGCAAATTCTCTTAATCTTTCTGAAATTGCAGAGATGAAAATTCT TTATCGCGGGGGAGTGGACAGTGAAGGTCGCCCTGTTATGGTTGTTGTTGGAGCACATTTTCTGCTGCGGTGTCTTGAGCTTGAGCGTTTCATTCTCTATGTTGTAAAG gAATTTGAACCTTTGATACAGAAGCCTTATACTATTGTATACTTCCACTCTGCAGCATCATTACAAGT CCAACCAGACTTGGGATGGATGAGAAGATTACAGCAAATACTTGGTCGGAAACACCAACGTAACCTGCAT GCAATATATGTTCTCCATCCTACATTTCACTTGAAGACTGCAATTTTTGCTCTGCAAATGTTCGTGGATAAGGTG GTGTGGAAGAAAGTGGTATATGTTGATAGGCTTCTGCAGCTATTCAAATATGTTCCTCGCGAGCAGTTGACCATCCCTGATTTCGTGTTTCA GCACGATATAGAAGTGAACGGTGGAAAGGGTCTTATTGTAGACCCTCGAACGAAATACATATATCATCGACCATAG
- the LOC121212699 gene encoding protein GDAP2 homolog isoform X5, which produces MYRPVATAAATGGVPTDNGDYVVTLDQVPRWNDAEIRSSLEYENEDPSFSKSFLSDPLTSHGEESGTNGLASRFPVDHEINSKIYLWRGQPWNLEVDAVVNSTNENMDEVHSSQGLHAAAGPGLAEECATLGGCRTGMAKVTNAYDLPARRVIHTVGPKYAVKYHSAAENALSHCYRSCLELLIENGLRSIAMGCIYTEAKNYPREPAAHVAIRTVRRLLEKQKDKITAVVFCTSTSSDTEIYKRLLPLYLPRDKHEEAVAISKLPADVGDENGETINHERKIRIKPLPKKVIPKPSQSPAEVPASDVGLVQRSVPVQILEYRNSSYLDTYLDPAFMSLMKDPDQRRQEQWEKTAQAQGGWNCAKMLGFGDIGGPPLSAAEEYSLHSRYLAKANSLNLSEIAEMKILYRGGVDSEGRPVMVVVGAHFLLRCLELERFILYVVKEFEPLIQKPYTIVYFHSAASLQVIIA; this is translated from the exons ATGTATCGACCTGTGGCTACAGCTGCAGCCACGGGTGGAGTCCCAACTGACAATGGGGACTATGTTGTGACTTTGGATCAAGTCCCACGGTGGAATGATGCAGAGATTAGGTCTTCCTTGGAGTATGAGAATGAAGAtccttcattttcaaaatcctttTTATCCGACCCCTTAACCTCTCATGGGGAGGAGAGTGGAACTAATGGGTTGGCGTCGAGGTTTCCTGTCGATCATGAAATAAACTCAAAGATATACTTGTGGAGGGGCCAGCCGTGGAACCTTGAGGTTGATGCTGTTGTTAATTCTACAAATGAG AACATGGATGAAGTACACAGTAGCCAAGGTTTGCATGCAGCAGCTGGGCCTGGTCTTGCAGAAGAATGCGCGACGTTG GGTGGCTGCAGAACAGGGATGGCCAAAGTTACTAATGCATATGATCTTCCTGCTAG GAGAGTTATCCATACTGTTGGTCCCAAGTATGCAGTAAAGTATCATAGTGCTGCGGAGAATGCTCTGAGTCATTGTTATCGATCTTGCCTTGAACTTCTTATTGAAAATGGTCTTCGGAG TATTGCTATGGGCTGTATATACACAGAGGCTAAAAACTACCCCCGTGAACCAGCTGCACATGTGGCTATAA GGACTGTTCGCCGATTGCTTGAAAAGCAGAAAGATAAAATAACTGCTGTTGTCTTTTGTACTAGCACATCGTCTGATACTGAGATCTATAAGAG ATTACTTCCACTTTACCTTCCTCGAGATAAGCATGAGGAGGCGGTGGCCATATCTAAGCTTCCTGCTGATGTTGGGGATGAAAATGGTGAGACTATCAATCATGAGCGTAAAATCAGAATAAAGCCATTGCCCAAAAAGGTCATCCCAAAGCCTTCCCAATCTCCAGCTGAAGTCCCTGCTAGTGATGTAGGTTTGGTACAAAGGTCAGTCCCTGTGCAGATATTGGAATATAG AAACTCAAGTTACTTAGATACATATTTGGATCCTGCTTTCATGTCCCTGATGAAAGATCCAGACCAGAGACGCCAGGAACAATGGGAAAAAACTGCTCAAGCCCAAGGTGGTTGGAATTGTGCTAAGATGCTTGGTTTTGGTGACATAGGTGGGCCTCCATTATCTGCTGCAGAAGAATACTCACTTCACTCCAGATATCTTGCTAAGGCAAATTCTCTTAATCTTTCTGAAATTGCAGAGATGAAAATTCT TTATCGCGGGGGAGTGGACAGTGAAGGTCGCCCTGTTATGGTTGTTGTTGGAGCACATTTTCTGCTGCGGTGTCTTGAGCTTGAGCGTTTCATTCTCTATGTTGTAAAG gAATTTGAACCTTTGATACAGAAGCCTTATACTATTGTATACTTCCACTCTGCAGCATCATTACAAGT TATCATAGCTTAG
- the LOC107920449 gene encoding clp protease adapter protein ClpF, chloroplastic: protein MVQTLSLSSTLTTSGNTAIYGTEVGGRRQFEIIGKGHMKYGISRQYFWHGYVPSFYFNGNPNLMKKRNFGVKVGWPFKGGDRELGASSERSETANEDILIFFFQLDLATQVQRALNLEEYEFAQQLRNKLTEVEAEILKQQEAKRGLSSKSEAQDKALSLVRLRGELHNAIENENYALAAQLRDDISILEAESLAASAKALAYEKAQYAFRLGQKVQHKFFGYRAVICGMDPVCCESSTWMEAAQVEKLSHGSNQPFYQVLVDVYADPNLLVAYVPEENLLAPEQPDLRRFDHPYVPFLFYGMDAAGDFIPIKQLREKYNRPRHEIPLDPEGDEGGGAAA from the exons ATGGTGCAGACCCTTTCATTAAGCAGTACTTTAACAACCTCTGGAAACACGGCTATTTATGGAACAGAAGTAGGCGGGAGGCGGCAATTTGAGATAATTGGAAAAGGTCATATGAAATATGGGATTAGTAGACAATATTTCTGGCATGGGTATGTACCAAGTTTTTACTTTAATGGCAATCCCAATTTGATGAAGAAAAGGAACTTTGGGGTTAAAGTTGGTTGGCCGTTTAAAGGAGGTGACCGGGAATTGGGTGCAAGCTCAGAGCGTAGTGAGACTGCTAATGAAGATATActgattttctttttccaattaGACTTGGCTACTCAAGTTCAG CGTGCTTTGAACTTGGAAGAATATGAATTTGCACAGCAACTTAGAAACAAGCTTACTGAG GTTGAAGCAGAAATCCTCAAGCAGCAAGAAGCAAAAAGAGGTTTGTCCTCAAAGAGTGAAGCTCAAGATAAGGCACTAAGTCTTGTGCGTCTACG TGGAGAACTGCACAATGCAATCGAGAATGAAAATTATGCTTTGGCAGCTCAATTACGGGATGACATTTCTATACTCGAGGCTGAATCTTTGGCTGCATCTGCAAAAGCATTGGCATATGAAAAGGCACAATACGCTTTTCGTTTGGGACAGAAAGTTCAGCATAAATTTTTTG GTTATCGAGCTGTAATTTGTGGGATGGATCCAGTGTGCTGTGAATCAAGTACATGGATGGAAGCTGCACAGGTTGAAAAGTTGTCTCATGGTTCTAATCAGCCATTTTATCAG GTCTTGGTTGATGTATATGCTGACCCCAATCTACTAGTAGCATATG TTCCTGAGGAGAATCTTTTAGCCCCAGAACAACCAGATTTG AGACGGTTTGACCATCCCTATGTTCCTTTTCTATTCTACGGGATGGATGCAGCCGGTGATTTCATCCCTATCAAGCAGCTTCGTGAGAAGTACAACAGGCCTCGCCATGAAATTCCCCTCGATCCCGAAGGTGACGAAGGTGGTGGTGCTGCTGCATGA
- the LOC121212699 gene encoding protein GDAP2 homolog isoform X6, translated as MDEVHSSQGLHAAAGPGLAEECATLGGCRTGMAKVTNAYDLPARRVIHTVGPKYAVKYHSAAENALSHCYRSCLELLIENGLRSIAMGCIYTEAKNYPREPAAHVAIRTVRRLLEKQKDKITAVVFCTSTSSDTEIYKRLLPLYLPRDKHEEAVAISKLPADVGDENGETINHERKIRIKPLPKKVIPKPSQSPAEVPASDVGLVQRSVPVQILEYRNSSYLDTYLDPAFMSLMKDPDQRRQEQWEKTAQAQGGWNCAKMLGFGDIGGPPLSAAEEYSLHSRYLAKANSLNLSEIAEMKILYRGGVDSEGRPVMVVVGAHFLLRCLELERFILYVVKEFEPLIQKPYTIVYFHSAASLQVQPDLGWMRRLQQILGRKHQRNLHAIYVLHPTFHLKTAIFALQMFVDKVVWKKVVYVDRLLQLFKYVPREQLTIPDFVFQHDIEVNGGKGLIVDPRTKYIYHRP; from the exons ATGGATGAAGTACACAGTAGCCAAGGTTTGCATGCAGCAGCTGGGCCTGGTCTTGCAGAAGAATGCGCGACGTTG GGTGGCTGCAGAACAGGGATGGCCAAAGTTACTAATGCATATGATCTTCCTGCTAG GAGAGTTATCCATACTGTTGGTCCCAAGTATGCAGTAAAGTATCATAGTGCTGCGGAGAATGCTCTGAGTCATTGTTATCGATCTTGCCTTGAACTTCTTATTGAAAATGGTCTTCGGAG TATTGCTATGGGCTGTATATACACAGAGGCTAAAAACTACCCCCGTGAACCAGCTGCACATGTGGCTATAA GGACTGTTCGCCGATTGCTTGAAAAGCAGAAAGATAAAATAACTGCTGTTGTCTTTTGTACTAGCACATCGTCTGATACTGAGATCTATAAGAG ATTACTTCCACTTTACCTTCCTCGAGATAAGCATGAGGAGGCGGTGGCCATATCTAAGCTTCCTGCTGATGTTGGGGATGAAAATGGTGAGACTATCAATCATGAGCGTAAAATCAGAATAAAGCCATTGCCCAAAAAGGTCATCCCAAAGCCTTCCCAATCTCCAGCTGAAGTCCCTGCTAGTGATGTAGGTTTGGTACAAAGGTCAGTCCCTGTGCAGATATTGGAATATAG AAACTCAAGTTACTTAGATACATATTTGGATCCTGCTTTCATGTCCCTGATGAAAGATCCAGACCAGAGACGCCAGGAACAATGGGAAAAAACTGCTCAAGCCCAAGGTGGTTGGAATTGTGCTAAGATGCTTGGTTTTGGTGACATAGGTGGGCCTCCATTATCTGCTGCAGAAGAATACTCACTTCACTCCAGATATCTTGCTAAGGCAAATTCTCTTAATCTTTCTGAAATTGCAGAGATGAAAATTCT TTATCGCGGGGGAGTGGACAGTGAAGGTCGCCCTGTTATGGTTGTTGTTGGAGCACATTTTCTGCTGCGGTGTCTTGAGCTTGAGCGTTTCATTCTCTATGTTGTAAAG gAATTTGAACCTTTGATACAGAAGCCTTATACTATTGTATACTTCCACTCTGCAGCATCATTACAAGT CCAACCAGACTTGGGATGGATGAGAAGATTACAGCAAATACTTGGTCGGAAACACCAACGTAACCTGCAT GCAATATATGTTCTCCATCCTACATTTCACTTGAAGACTGCAATTTTTGCTCTGCAAATGTTCGTGGATAAGGTG GTGTGGAAGAAAGTGGTATATGTTGATAGGCTTCTGCAGCTATTCAAATATGTTCCTCGCGAGCAGTTGACCATCCCTGATTTCGTGTTTCA GCACGATATAGAAGTGAACGGTGGAAAGGGTCTTATTGTAGACCCTCGAACGAAATACATATATCATCGACCATAG
- the LOC121212699 gene encoding protein GDAP2 homolog isoform X4, which translates to MYRPVATAAATGGVPTDNGDYVVTLDQVPRWNDAEIRSSLEYENEDPSFSKSFLSDPLTSHGEESGTNGLASRFPVDHEINSKIYLWRGQPWNLEVDAVVNSTNENMDEVHSSQGLHAAAGPGLAEECATLGGCRTGMAKVTNAYDLPARRVIHTVGPKYAVKYHSAAENALSHCYRSCLELLIENGLRSIAMGCIYTEAKNYPREPAAHVAIRTVRRLLEKQKDKITAVVFCTSTSSDTEIYKRLLPLYLPRDKHEEAVAISKLPADVGDENGETINHERKIRIKPLPKKVIPKPSQSPAEVPASDVGLVQRNSSYLDTYLDPAFMSLMKDPDQRRQEQWEKTAQAQGGWNCAKMLGFGDIGGPPLSAAEEYSLHSRYLAKANSLNLSEIAEMKILYRGGVDSEGRPVMVVVGAHFLLRCLELERFILYVVKEFEPLIQKPYTIVYFHSAASLQVQPDLGWMRRLQQILGRKHQRNLHAIYVLHPTFHLKTAIFALQMFVDKVWKKVVYVDRLLQLFKYVPREQLTIPDFVFQHDIEVNGGKGLIVDPRTKYIYHRP; encoded by the exons ATGTATCGACCTGTGGCTACAGCTGCAGCCACGGGTGGAGTCCCAACTGACAATGGGGACTATGTTGTGACTTTGGATCAAGTCCCACGGTGGAATGATGCAGAGATTAGGTCTTCCTTGGAGTATGAGAATGAAGAtccttcattttcaaaatcctttTTATCCGACCCCTTAACCTCTCATGGGGAGGAGAGTGGAACTAATGGGTTGGCGTCGAGGTTTCCTGTCGATCATGAAATAAACTCAAAGATATACTTGTGGAGGGGCCAGCCGTGGAACCTTGAGGTTGATGCTGTTGTTAATTCTACAAATGAG AACATGGATGAAGTACACAGTAGCCAAGGTTTGCATGCAGCAGCTGGGCCTGGTCTTGCAGAAGAATGCGCGACGTTG GGTGGCTGCAGAACAGGGATGGCCAAAGTTACTAATGCATATGATCTTCCTGCTAG GAGAGTTATCCATACTGTTGGTCCCAAGTATGCAGTAAAGTATCATAGTGCTGCGGAGAATGCTCTGAGTCATTGTTATCGATCTTGCCTTGAACTTCTTATTGAAAATGGTCTTCGGAG TATTGCTATGGGCTGTATATACACAGAGGCTAAAAACTACCCCCGTGAACCAGCTGCACATGTGGCTATAA GGACTGTTCGCCGATTGCTTGAAAAGCAGAAAGATAAAATAACTGCTGTTGTCTTTTGTACTAGCACATCGTCTGATACTGAGATCTATAAGAG ATTACTTCCACTTTACCTTCCTCGAGATAAGCATGAGGAGGCGGTGGCCATATCTAAGCTTCCTGCTGATGTTGGGGATGAAAATGGTGAGACTATCAATCATGAGCGTAAAATCAGAATAAAGCCATTGCCCAAAAAGGTCATCCCAAAGCCTTCCCAATCTCCAGCTGAAGTCCCTGCTAGTGATGTAGGTTTGGTACAAAG AAACTCAAGTTACTTAGATACATATTTGGATCCTGCTTTCATGTCCCTGATGAAAGATCCAGACCAGAGACGCCAGGAACAATGGGAAAAAACTGCTCAAGCCCAAGGTGGTTGGAATTGTGCTAAGATGCTTGGTTTTGGTGACATAGGTGGGCCTCCATTATCTGCTGCAGAAGAATACTCACTTCACTCCAGATATCTTGCTAAGGCAAATTCTCTTAATCTTTCTGAAATTGCAGAGATGAAAATTCT TTATCGCGGGGGAGTGGACAGTGAAGGTCGCCCTGTTATGGTTGTTGTTGGAGCACATTTTCTGCTGCGGTGTCTTGAGCTTGAGCGTTTCATTCTCTATGTTGTAAAG gAATTTGAACCTTTGATACAGAAGCCTTATACTATTGTATACTTCCACTCTGCAGCATCATTACAAGT CCAACCAGACTTGGGATGGATGAGAAGATTACAGCAAATACTTGGTCGGAAACACCAACGTAACCTGCAT GCAATATATGTTCTCCATCCTACATTTCACTTGAAGACTGCAATTTTTGCTCTGCAAATGTTCGTGGATAAG GTGTGGAAGAAAGTGGTATATGTTGATAGGCTTCTGCAGCTATTCAAATATGTTCCTCGCGAGCAGTTGACCATCCCTGATTTCGTGTTTCA GCACGATATAGAAGTGAACGGTGGAAAGGGTCTTATTGTAGACCCTCGAACGAAATACATATATCATCGACCATAG
- the LOC121212699 gene encoding protein GDAP2 homolog isoform X3, protein MYRPVATAAATGGVPTDNGDYVVTLDQVPRWNDAEIRSSLEYENEDPSFSKSFLSDPLTSHGEESGTNGLASRFPVDHEINSKIYLWRGQPWNLEVDAVVNSTNENMDEVHSSQGLHAAAGPGLAEECATLGGCRTGMAKVTNAYDLPARRVIHTVGPKYAVKYHSAAENALSHCYRSCLELLIENGLRSIAMGCIYTEAKNYPREPAAHVAIRTVRRLLEKQKDKITAVVFCTSTSSDTEIYKRLLPLYLPRDKHEEAVAISKLPADVGDENGETINHERKIRIKPLPKKVIPKPSQSPAEVPASDVGLVQRNSSYLDTYLDPAFMSLMKDPDQRRQEQWEKTAQAQGGWNCAKMLGFGDIGGPPLSAAEEYSLHSRYLAKANSLNLSEIAEMKILYRGGVDSEGRPVMVVVGAHFLLRCLELERFILYVVKEFEPLIQKPYTIVYFHSAASLQVQPDLGWMRRLQQILGRKHQRNLHAIYVLHPTFHLKTAIFALQMFVDKVVWKKVVYVDRLLQLFKYVPREQLTIPDFVFQHDIEVNGGKGLIVDPRTKYIYHRP, encoded by the exons ATGTATCGACCTGTGGCTACAGCTGCAGCCACGGGTGGAGTCCCAACTGACAATGGGGACTATGTTGTGACTTTGGATCAAGTCCCACGGTGGAATGATGCAGAGATTAGGTCTTCCTTGGAGTATGAGAATGAAGAtccttcattttcaaaatcctttTTATCCGACCCCTTAACCTCTCATGGGGAGGAGAGTGGAACTAATGGGTTGGCGTCGAGGTTTCCTGTCGATCATGAAATAAACTCAAAGATATACTTGTGGAGGGGCCAGCCGTGGAACCTTGAGGTTGATGCTGTTGTTAATTCTACAAATGAG AACATGGATGAAGTACACAGTAGCCAAGGTTTGCATGCAGCAGCTGGGCCTGGTCTTGCAGAAGAATGCGCGACGTTG GGTGGCTGCAGAACAGGGATGGCCAAAGTTACTAATGCATATGATCTTCCTGCTAG GAGAGTTATCCATACTGTTGGTCCCAAGTATGCAGTAAAGTATCATAGTGCTGCGGAGAATGCTCTGAGTCATTGTTATCGATCTTGCCTTGAACTTCTTATTGAAAATGGTCTTCGGAG TATTGCTATGGGCTGTATATACACAGAGGCTAAAAACTACCCCCGTGAACCAGCTGCACATGTGGCTATAA GGACTGTTCGCCGATTGCTTGAAAAGCAGAAAGATAAAATAACTGCTGTTGTCTTTTGTACTAGCACATCGTCTGATACTGAGATCTATAAGAG ATTACTTCCACTTTACCTTCCTCGAGATAAGCATGAGGAGGCGGTGGCCATATCTAAGCTTCCTGCTGATGTTGGGGATGAAAATGGTGAGACTATCAATCATGAGCGTAAAATCAGAATAAAGCCATTGCCCAAAAAGGTCATCCCAAAGCCTTCCCAATCTCCAGCTGAAGTCCCTGCTAGTGATGTAGGTTTGGTACAAAG AAACTCAAGTTACTTAGATACATATTTGGATCCTGCTTTCATGTCCCTGATGAAAGATCCAGACCAGAGACGCCAGGAACAATGGGAAAAAACTGCTCAAGCCCAAGGTGGTTGGAATTGTGCTAAGATGCTTGGTTTTGGTGACATAGGTGGGCCTCCATTATCTGCTGCAGAAGAATACTCACTTCACTCCAGATATCTTGCTAAGGCAAATTCTCTTAATCTTTCTGAAATTGCAGAGATGAAAATTCT TTATCGCGGGGGAGTGGACAGTGAAGGTCGCCCTGTTATGGTTGTTGTTGGAGCACATTTTCTGCTGCGGTGTCTTGAGCTTGAGCGTTTCATTCTCTATGTTGTAAAG gAATTTGAACCTTTGATACAGAAGCCTTATACTATTGTATACTTCCACTCTGCAGCATCATTACAAGT CCAACCAGACTTGGGATGGATGAGAAGATTACAGCAAATACTTGGTCGGAAACACCAACGTAACCTGCAT GCAATATATGTTCTCCATCCTACATTTCACTTGAAGACTGCAATTTTTGCTCTGCAAATGTTCGTGGATAAGGTG GTGTGGAAGAAAGTGGTATATGTTGATAGGCTTCTGCAGCTATTCAAATATGTTCCTCGCGAGCAGTTGACCATCCCTGATTTCGTGTTTCA GCACGATATAGAAGTGAACGGTGGAAAGGGTCTTATTGTAGACCCTCGAACGAAATACATATATCATCGACCATAG
- the LOC121212699 gene encoding protein GDAP2 homolog isoform X2, translated as MYRPVATAAATGGVPTDNGDYVVTLDQVPRWNDAEIRSSLEYENEDPSFSKSFLSDPLTSHGEESGTNGLASRFPVDHEINSKIYLWRGQPWNLEVDAVVNSTNENMDEVHSSQGLHAAAGPGLAEECATLGGCRTGMAKVTNAYDLPARRVIHTVGPKYAVKYHSAAENALSHCYRSCLELLIENGLRSIAMGCIYTEAKNYPREPAAHVAIRTVRRLLEKQKDKITAVVFCTSTSSDTEIYKRLLPLYLPRDKHEEAVAISKLPADVGDENGETINHERKIRIKPLPKKVIPKPSQSPAEVPASDVGLVQRSVPVQILEYRNSSYLDTYLDPAFMSLMKDPDQRRQEQWEKTAQAQGGWNCAKMLGFGDIGGPPLSAAEEYSLHSRYLAKANSLNLSEIAEMKILYRGGVDSEGRPVMVVVGAHFLLRCLELERFILYVVKEFEPLIQKPYTIVYFHSAASLQVQPDLGWMRRLQQILGRKHQRNLHAIYVLHPTFHLKTAIFALQMFVDKVWKKVVYVDRLLQLFKYVPREQLTIPDFVFQHDIEVNGGKGLIVDPRTKYIYHRP; from the exons ATGTATCGACCTGTGGCTACAGCTGCAGCCACGGGTGGAGTCCCAACTGACAATGGGGACTATGTTGTGACTTTGGATCAAGTCCCACGGTGGAATGATGCAGAGATTAGGTCTTCCTTGGAGTATGAGAATGAAGAtccttcattttcaaaatcctttTTATCCGACCCCTTAACCTCTCATGGGGAGGAGAGTGGAACTAATGGGTTGGCGTCGAGGTTTCCTGTCGATCATGAAATAAACTCAAAGATATACTTGTGGAGGGGCCAGCCGTGGAACCTTGAGGTTGATGCTGTTGTTAATTCTACAAATGAG AACATGGATGAAGTACACAGTAGCCAAGGTTTGCATGCAGCAGCTGGGCCTGGTCTTGCAGAAGAATGCGCGACGTTG GGTGGCTGCAGAACAGGGATGGCCAAAGTTACTAATGCATATGATCTTCCTGCTAG GAGAGTTATCCATACTGTTGGTCCCAAGTATGCAGTAAAGTATCATAGTGCTGCGGAGAATGCTCTGAGTCATTGTTATCGATCTTGCCTTGAACTTCTTATTGAAAATGGTCTTCGGAG TATTGCTATGGGCTGTATATACACAGAGGCTAAAAACTACCCCCGTGAACCAGCTGCACATGTGGCTATAA GGACTGTTCGCCGATTGCTTGAAAAGCAGAAAGATAAAATAACTGCTGTTGTCTTTTGTACTAGCACATCGTCTGATACTGAGATCTATAAGAG ATTACTTCCACTTTACCTTCCTCGAGATAAGCATGAGGAGGCGGTGGCCATATCTAAGCTTCCTGCTGATGTTGGGGATGAAAATGGTGAGACTATCAATCATGAGCGTAAAATCAGAATAAAGCCATTGCCCAAAAAGGTCATCCCAAAGCCTTCCCAATCTCCAGCTGAAGTCCCTGCTAGTGATGTAGGTTTGGTACAAAGGTCAGTCCCTGTGCAGATATTGGAATATAG AAACTCAAGTTACTTAGATACATATTTGGATCCTGCTTTCATGTCCCTGATGAAAGATCCAGACCAGAGACGCCAGGAACAATGGGAAAAAACTGCTCAAGCCCAAGGTGGTTGGAATTGTGCTAAGATGCTTGGTTTTGGTGACATAGGTGGGCCTCCATTATCTGCTGCAGAAGAATACTCACTTCACTCCAGATATCTTGCTAAGGCAAATTCTCTTAATCTTTCTGAAATTGCAGAGATGAAAATTCT TTATCGCGGGGGAGTGGACAGTGAAGGTCGCCCTGTTATGGTTGTTGTTGGAGCACATTTTCTGCTGCGGTGTCTTGAGCTTGAGCGTTTCATTCTCTATGTTGTAAAG gAATTTGAACCTTTGATACAGAAGCCTTATACTATTGTATACTTCCACTCTGCAGCATCATTACAAGT CCAACCAGACTTGGGATGGATGAGAAGATTACAGCAAATACTTGGTCGGAAACACCAACGTAACCTGCAT GCAATATATGTTCTCCATCCTACATTTCACTTGAAGACTGCAATTTTTGCTCTGCAAATGTTCGTGGATAAG GTGTGGAAGAAAGTGGTATATGTTGATAGGCTTCTGCAGCTATTCAAATATGTTCCTCGCGAGCAGTTGACCATCCCTGATTTCGTGTTTCA GCACGATATAGAAGTGAACGGTGGAAAGGGTCTTATTGTAGACCCTCGAACGAAATACATATATCATCGACCATAG